In Synechococcus sp. PCC 6312, one genomic interval encodes:
- the metK gene encoding methionine adenosyltransferase, translating into MRYLFTSESVTEGHPDKICDQISDSILDALLSQDSRSRVAAEVVVNTGLVLITGEVTTLANVNLVDIVRHKIAEIGYTDADNGFAAHSCTVLTALDRQSPDIAQGVDSAQERREALSESELDQIGAGDQGIMFGYACNETPELMPLPISLAHRAARRLAEVRKEGKLPYLRPDGKTQVTVIYEEGQPVGIDTILISTQHTATIDDITDDKAIQARIKTDLWDYVVQPIFADIALKPDSQTRFFVNPTGKFVIGGPQGDAGLTGRKIIVDTYGGYSRHGGGAFSGKDPTKVDRSAAYAARYVAKNIVAAGLAEKCEVQLSYAIGVARPVSIFIDTFGTGKVDNQVLLDLVEKHFELRPAGMIQAFGLQTLPSERGGRFYQDVAAYGHFGRNDLDLPWEKTDKAEVLKAAL; encoded by the coding sequence TTGCGGTATCTATTCACCTCAGAATCGGTTACAGAAGGCCACCCCGATAAAATTTGTGACCAGATTTCCGACTCTATCTTAGATGCCCTCTTGAGCCAAGATTCTCGGAGTCGAGTGGCGGCAGAAGTAGTGGTGAATACGGGCCTGGTCTTGATTACTGGAGAAGTGACAACCCTGGCTAATGTCAATCTGGTGGATATTGTTCGCCATAAAATTGCCGAAATTGGCTACACCGATGCTGATAACGGGTTTGCGGCCCATAGCTGTACGGTACTCACGGCCTTGGATCGCCAGTCCCCAGATATTGCCCAAGGGGTTGATTCTGCCCAAGAACGGCGGGAAGCCTTAAGTGAGTCAGAACTCGACCAAATTGGCGCAGGTGATCAAGGCATTATGTTTGGTTATGCCTGCAACGAAACCCCAGAATTAATGCCTTTGCCGATTAGTTTGGCCCACCGTGCCGCTCGGAGACTAGCTGAAGTTCGCAAAGAAGGAAAACTCCCCTACCTCCGCCCAGATGGGAAAACCCAAGTCACGGTCATTTATGAAGAGGGTCAGCCGGTGGGGATTGATACAATTCTGATTTCAACTCAGCACACGGCCACCATTGACGACATTACTGACGATAAAGCCATCCAGGCCAGGATTAAAACGGATCTTTGGGATTATGTGGTTCAGCCCATCTTCGCCGATATTGCCCTCAAACCCGATAGCCAAACTCGCTTTTTTGTCAATCCGACCGGGAAATTTGTCATTGGCGGCCCCCAAGGAGATGCGGGTTTAACAGGGCGCAAAATTATTGTCGATACCTACGGCGGCTATTCCCGACATGGGGGGGGCGCATTTTCGGGCAAGGATCCAACCAAAGTAGATCGCAGTGCGGCCTATGCTGCTCGGTATGTGGCTAAAAATATTGTCGCGGCTGGCCTGGCGGAAAAATGTGAAGTCCAACTCAGCTATGCCATTGGGGTTGCTCGGCCGGTGAGTATTTTTATTGATACCTTTGGCACCGGGAAAGTTGATAATCAAGTTCTTCTGGATTTGGTCGAAAAACACTTTGAACTCAGACCAGCGGGAATGATTCAAGCCTTTGGCTTACAGACTTTGCCCAGTGAGCGCGGGGGCCGGTTCTATCAAGATGTGGCTGCCTATGGTCACTTTGGCCGGAATGATTTGGATTTACCTTGGGAAAAAACTGATAAGGCTGAGGTTTTGAAAGCAGCACTTTAA
- a CDS encoding NAD(P)H dehydrogenase subunit NdhS, whose product MILPGTIVKVINPGDTYYGFQGLVQRITDGKAAVLFEGGNWDKLVTFRLSELAPQELPKGKKK is encoded by the coding sequence TTGATTTTGCCCGGAACCATTGTGAAAGTGATTAATCCTGGGGATACCTACTATGGCTTTCAAGGCCTGGTGCAACGAATCACAGATGGGAAAGCAGCGGTTTTATTTGAAGGCGGTAATTGGGACAAGCTGGTGACATTTCGGCTGTCTGAGTTGGCCCCTCAAGAATTACCCAAGGGCAAGAAAAAGTAA
- a CDS encoding ribulose bisphosphate carboxylase small subunit, with amino-acid sequence MKTLPKERRYETFSYLPPLSDAQIARQIQYTIDQGYHPCVEFNESSAAEIYYWTMWKLPLFDCSSPQEVLNEVQQCRSEYPNCYIRVVAFDNIKQCQVMSFIVHKPNQSGSGYRY; translated from the coding sequence ATGAAAACATTACCCAAAGAGCGGCGTTACGAAACCTTCTCCTATTTGCCTCCCTTGAGCGATGCCCAGATTGCCCGCCAAATCCAGTACACCATCGACCAGGGCTATCACCCCTGTGTCGAATTTAACGAAAGCTCTGCCGCCGAAATTTACTACTGGACGATGTGGAAGTTGCCCTTATTTGATTGTTCTTCTCCCCAAGAAGTCTTGAATGAGGTTCAACAATGCCGCTCGGAATACCCCAACTGCTATATCCGGGTGGTCGCCTTTGACAACATCAAACAGTGCCAAGTCATGAGCTTTATTGTGCATAAACCCAATCAAAGTGGCAGTGGCTATCGCTACTAA
- a CDS encoding trans-splicing intein-formed DNA polymerase III subunit alpha C-terminal partner DnaE-C, which produces MMVKIISRCSLGIQPVYDIGVAQDHNFVIRGGLVASNCFNKSHSTAYGYVTFQTAYLKAHYPVEYMAALLTANSGDQDKVQRYLATCMTMGIEIQPPDINCSGVDFTPIGQSILFGLSAVRNVGLAAIEAILAARQEGGEFQSLADFCDRVDSRVANKRAVEALISSGGFDKIEPNRNQLLHDLELVLEWAQGRAKDRAVGQGNLFDILGGIAAETATTSYKAAPKAPPVEDLPDGDKLRMEKELLGFYVSDHPLKGVQTAARMLAPISLGDLDQQGDQSLSVIILITELKPIVTKKGDRMAVIQMEDLTGKTEAVVFPRTFERIGHLLAADRRLMVWGKVDQRDDRRQFVIEDAEPIEEVRMIMVELPPAQASDLQAQHRLAEILKAQAGETPKIPIIARITDQHQAQYVRLGAQFRVESDEKTVSALNQAGFVAKSSQLVPA; this is translated from the coding sequence ATGATGGTCAAAATTATTAGTCGCTGCAGTTTAGGAATTCAGCCGGTCTATGACATTGGCGTAGCTCAAGATCATAACTTTGTGATTCGGGGGGGGCTGGTGGCCAGCAATTGCTTTAATAAGTCCCACTCCACCGCCTACGGGTATGTCACCTTCCAAACTGCCTACTTAAAGGCCCACTACCCTGTGGAGTACATGGCGGCCCTCCTCACCGCTAACAGTGGAGATCAAGATAAAGTTCAACGCTATCTAGCCACCTGCATGACGATGGGGATCGAGATTCAACCACCGGATATTAATTGCTCTGGCGTGGACTTTACACCGATTGGGCAAAGTATCTTGTTTGGCTTGTCTGCGGTTCGCAATGTTGGCCTGGCTGCGATTGAGGCGATTTTGGCAGCCCGTCAAGAAGGGGGAGAATTTCAATCCTTAGCCGATTTTTGTGATCGGGTCGATTCACGGGTCGCCAATAAACGGGCGGTGGAGGCCTTAATTTCGTCTGGGGGCTTTGACAAAATTGAACCTAACCGTAACCAACTCCTCCATGATCTAGAACTCGTGCTGGAGTGGGCCCAGGGGCGGGCCAAAGATCGGGCGGTGGGGCAAGGTAATCTGTTTGATATATTGGGCGGGATAGCCGCAGAAACAGCCACTACTAGTTATAAAGCGGCTCCTAAAGCTCCCCCTGTAGAGGACTTACCCGATGGCGATAAGTTACGGATGGAAAAAGAACTGCTCGGTTTTTATGTTTCGGATCATCCCCTCAAAGGAGTTCAAACCGCCGCCCGGATGTTGGCCCCAATCAGCCTCGGAGACCTAGATCAGCAGGGAGACCAAAGCCTGAGTGTCATTATTTTAATTACGGAGCTAAAACCGATTGTGACGAAAAAAGGAGATCGGATGGCTGTAATCCAAATGGAAGATCTGACGGGTAAGACAGAGGCAGTGGTTTTTCCACGAACATTTGAGCGGATTGGCCACTTACTAGCAGCAGATCGACGACTGATGGTTTGGGGCAAAGTGGATCAACGAGATGATCGGCGGCAGTTTGTGATTGAAGATGCAGAACCCATCGAAGAAGTGCGGATGATTATGGTGGAACTCCCCCCAGCCCAGGCCAGTGATCTCCAGGCCCAGCATCGTCTTGCAGAAATTCTCAAAGCCCAGGCCGGAGAAACTCCTAAAATCCCAATCATTGCTAGAATCACGGATCAACACCAGGCCCAGTATGTCCGGTTGGGGGCACAGTTCCGGGTTGAGTCCGATGAAAAAACAGTTTCAGCTCTAAATCAAGCCGGGTTTGTGGCTAAATCTTCCCAATTAGTCCCGGCTTAG
- the petG gene encoding cytochrome b6-f complex subunit V: MIEPLLCGIVLGLIPVTLAGLFVAAYLQYKRGDQLGV; encoded by the coding sequence ATGATTGAACCTTTACTTTGTGGTATTGTTCTCGGTCTAATTCCTGTCACCCTAGCTGGCCTCTTTGTGGCGGCTTATTTGCAGTACAAGCGGGGCGATCAACTCGGGGTATAA
- the rodA gene encoding rod shape-determining protein RodA produces MPSPSSRSPSQPPYFARLWQGWSVWWRPWQNIDWLLMGAVVSLLLIGVVSIYSIDFNKGEMNWLDHLITAGVALITTLGIARWRYDTLQAWHWYTYAATNLALVAVSLFGVTALGAQRWIQIGGFNVQPSEFAKVGVIVTVAALLNRRPANNLLGIARVVGALILPMGLILAQPNLGTALVFVAITVGMLYWANAHGGWIVLMISPLVSAIILGLALPYNLSLWLWLTWVAGMAILAWWCLPLGLTGAVGAGVLNLASGGLGQVLWNLLHDYQKDRITLFLNPDKDPLGGGYHLIQSRIAVGAGGLLGRGLNHGTQTQLGFIPEQHTDFIFSAIGEEFGLLGTFLVLALFWFICLRIIQIANSAADDFGSLIAIGMFAMIIFQVVINIGMTIGLSPVTGIPLPWLSYGRSSLMANAIALGLVQSVANFRPRQTNRRP; encoded by the coding sequence ATGCCTAGTCCATCGTCTCGCTCGCCCAGTCAACCTCCCTATTTTGCCCGTCTTTGGCAGGGATGGTCTGTTTGGTGGCGGCCCTGGCAGAACATTGACTGGCTTTTAATGGGAGCGGTAGTCAGTCTCCTCTTAATTGGAGTCGTGTCCATTTACAGCATTGATTTCAATAAAGGTGAGATGAACTGGCTCGATCATTTGATCACGGCTGGGGTGGCGTTGATCACCACTTTAGGGATTGCCCGTTGGCGCTATGATACGCTCCAGGCCTGGCATTGGTACACTTACGCGGCGACAAATCTGGCTTTGGTGGCTGTCTCTCTCTTTGGGGTTACGGCCTTGGGGGCCCAACGCTGGATTCAGATTGGCGGGTTTAATGTCCAGCCCTCAGAATTTGCCAAAGTCGGGGTTATCGTCACTGTGGCGGCCCTCTTAAATCGGCGACCGGCCAACAATTTGCTGGGGATTGCCCGAGTTGTGGGAGCCTTAATACTACCTATGGGCTTAATTTTAGCGCAACCTAACTTAGGGACAGCCTTAGTATTTGTGGCCATTACGGTGGGAATGCTCTATTGGGCCAACGCTCACGGGGGCTGGATTGTGTTGATGATTTCCCCTTTGGTTTCGGCGATTATCTTGGGTCTAGCATTGCCCTATAACCTTTCTCTGTGGCTGTGGCTGACCTGGGTGGCGGGCATGGCGATCTTGGCCTGGTGGTGTTTACCCTTGGGCTTGACAGGGGCGGTTGGGGCCGGGGTATTAAATTTAGCCAGTGGGGGCCTGGGGCAAGTCCTCTGGAATTTACTCCATGATTATCAAAAAGACCGAATTACCCTCTTTCTTAATCCTGACAAAGATCCCCTTGGGGGGGGCTATCATCTGATTCAGTCCCGGATTGCGGTGGGGGCCGGTGGCCTTTTAGGACGGGGCTTAAATCATGGGACTCAAACCCAATTGGGGTTCATTCCAGAGCAACATACGGACTTTATCTTCTCTGCCATTGGTGAGGAATTTGGCTTGCTTGGGACATTTTTGGTGTTAGCGTTGTTTTGGTTTATCTGTTTGCGGATTATTCAGATTGCCAACAGTGCCGCGGATGATTTTGGTTCCCTGATTGCTATTGGGATGTTCGCAATGATCATTTTCCAGGTGGTGATCAACATTGGCATGACCATTGGCCTTTCCCCTGTGACAGGGATCCCCTTACCTTGGTTGAGTTATGGCCGCTCATCCCTGATGGCCAATGCCATTGCCCTGGGCCTGGTGCAGTCAGTGGCTAATTTTCGTCCGCGTCAAACCAATCGCCGTCCCTAA
- the der gene encoding ribosome biogenesis GTPase Der: MSLPIVAIVGRPNVGKSTLVNRLTGEMASIVHDQPGVTRDRTYRPAFWQDREFVVVDTGGLVFGDDSEFLPLIRQQAIVALNEAKVAIFMVDGQIGPTALDLEIAAWLRQQPVPVLLAVNKCESPQQGLAQAAEFWQLGLGEPYPISSIHGSGTGELLDQLLDYIPPTDPEITAEEIRVAIAGRPNVGKSSLLNAFLGAERAIVSPISGTTRDAIDTVVERDGQTYRLIDTAGIRRRKSVDYGPEMFGVHRAFQAIHRADVVLFILDALEDITEQDQRLAGHIAEQGRACVLVVNKWDAVEKDTYTINDYRHRVYQRLNFVDWAEAIFVSALTGQRVDKVFDFVNQAVEQHRRRVSTAVVNEVVQDAVNGHSPPATRQGRQGKVYYATQVSTQPPTMAIFVNDTKLFKDNYRRYLEKQFREQLGFKGTPIRLLWRGKKPRHGVPE, encoded by the coding sequence ATGAGTCTTCCGATTGTGGCCATTGTCGGCCGTCCTAATGTTGGTAAATCTACCCTAGTCAATCGGCTCACGGGAGAAATGGCTTCAATTGTCCATGACCAACCGGGTGTGACCCGCGACCGCACCTATCGGCCAGCCTTTTGGCAAGATCGGGAATTTGTGGTTGTAGATACCGGGGGCCTAGTTTTTGGGGATGACAGTGAATTTTTACCCCTAATTCGCCAGCAAGCGATAGTTGCCCTCAATGAAGCTAAAGTCGCCATCTTCATGGTGGATGGTCAAATTGGCCCAACAGCCCTGGATTTAGAAATTGCCGCTTGGCTCCGACAGCAACCCGTGCCTGTTTTACTTGCTGTGAATAAATGTGAATCTCCCCAGCAAGGCCTGGCCCAAGCGGCAGAATTTTGGCAACTGGGCCTGGGGGAACCCTATCCGATTTCCAGTATTCATGGCAGTGGCACTGGCGAACTTCTAGATCAACTCCTGGACTATATTCCACCGACTGATCCCGAAATTACTGCTGAGGAAATTCGCGTTGCGATTGCGGGCCGTCCCAATGTGGGTAAATCTAGCCTACTTAATGCCTTTCTAGGGGCTGAGCGGGCCATTGTTAGTCCAATTTCTGGAACCACTCGGGATGCGATTGATACGGTTGTGGAGCGGGATGGTCAAACCTATCGCTTAATTGATACGGCCGGGATTCGGCGGCGCAAAAGTGTGGACTACGGCCCAGAAATGTTTGGGGTGCATCGCGCCTTCCAGGCCATCCATCGAGCGGATGTAGTCTTGTTCATTTTAGATGCCCTAGAAGATATTACGGAACAAGATCAACGGCTGGCTGGACATATTGCGGAACAGGGGCGGGCCTGTGTGCTGGTCGTGAACAAGTGGGATGCGGTCGAAAAAGATACCTATACAATCAATGATTACCGTCATCGTGTCTATCAACGCCTCAATTTTGTGGATTGGGCTGAGGCAATTTTTGTCAGTGCCTTAACCGGACAGCGAGTTGATAAGGTTTTTGACTTTGTGAACCAGGCCGTAGAGCAACATCGCCGCCGGGTGAGTACCGCTGTGGTGAATGAAGTTGTTCAAGATGCCGTCAATGGGCATAGCCCGCCTGCAACCCGCCAAGGTCGTCAAGGGAAAGTGTATTATGCCACCCAAGTCAGTACTCAACCCCCAACCATGGCTATTTTTGTCAACGATACCAAGCTATTTAAGGACAATTACCGCCGCTATTTAGAAAAACAGTTTCGGGAACAATTGGGTTTTAAGGGAACACCCATCCGATTACTGTGGCGCGGTAAAAAACCCCGACATGGTGTCCCTGAATAG
- a CDS encoding chaperonin family protein RbcX — protein sequence MPNNICFSPLGLGQSMDVKHVAKETAKTLISYLTYQAVRTVIAQLDETDPPRSLWLQRFTTKERVQDGELYLQDLFQEKQDLAFRILTVREHLADQVADFLPEMLRTGIQKANLHQRCQQLERMTQVAPAPAPPEASSPTPADLTDSTHQPNS from the coding sequence ATGCCCAATAACATCTGCTTCTCGCCCCTTGGTCTAGGTCAGTCTATGGATGTCAAACACGTTGCCAAAGAGACCGCCAAAACCCTGATTAGTTATCTAACTTACCAGGCCGTGCGGACTGTGATTGCCCAACTGGATGAAACAGACCCACCCCGGTCCCTCTGGCTCCAACGGTTTACGACCAAAGAACGGGTGCAAGATGGCGAACTCTACTTGCAAGACCTGTTTCAGGAAAAGCAAGACTTAGCCTTTCGGATTTTGACGGTGCGCGAGCACTTAGCGGATCAAGTTGCTGACTTTCTGCCCGAAATGTTACGGACTGGGATTCAAAAGGCTAATTTGCACCAACGCTGTCAACAACTGGAACGGATGACCCAAGTTGCTCCTGCCCCGGCCCCGCCTGAGGCATCCAGCCCGACTCCTGCCGATTTGACCGATTCAACCCATCAACCGAATTCTTAA
- a CDS encoding form I ribulose bisphosphate carboxylase large subunit, translating into MSYAQKAPGKAGYKAGVQDYRLTYYTPDYTPKDTDILAAFRVTPQPGVPYEEAAAAVAAESSTGTWTTVWTDLLTDLDRYKGRCYDIESVPGEDNQFIAYIAYPLDLFEEGSVTNLLTSLVGNVFGFKALKALRLEDLRIPVAYLKTFQGPPHGIQVERDKINKYGRPLLGCTIKPKLGLSAKNYGRAVYECLRGGLDFTKDDENINSQPFQRWRDRFLFVADAIHKAQAETGEVKGHYLNVTAATCEEMLKRAEFAKELEMPIIMHDFLTGGFTANTTLAHWCRDNGVLLHIHRAMHAVIDRQKNHGIHFRVLAKCLRMSGGDHIHTGTVVGKLEGDKAITLGFIDLLRENYIEQDRSRGVYFTQDWASMGGVMAVASGGIHVWHMPALVEIFGDDSVLQFGGGTLGHPWGNAPGATANRVALEACVQARNEGRDLMREGGDIIREACKWSPELAAACELWKEIKFEFEAVDTV; encoded by the coding sequence ATGTCCTACGCACAAAAAGCCCCCGGTAAAGCTGGGTATAAAGCCGGGGTGCAAGACTATCGGTTAACCTATTACACACCGGACTACACCCCCAAAGATACAGATATTTTGGCCGCGTTTCGGGTCACTCCCCAACCCGGTGTGCCCTACGAAGAAGCAGCGGCGGCGGTGGCGGCCGAATCTTCAACCGGGACTTGGACAACGGTGTGGACAGATTTACTCACTGACTTGGATCGTTACAAAGGTCGGTGCTACGACATTGAATCCGTTCCTGGTGAAGACAATCAATTCATTGCCTACATTGCCTATCCCCTGGATTTGTTTGAAGAAGGCTCTGTCACCAACCTCTTGACCTCCTTGGTCGGGAACGTTTTTGGCTTTAAAGCCCTGAAAGCCCTCCGTTTAGAAGACTTGCGGATTCCGGTGGCTTACCTGAAAACCTTCCAAGGCCCTCCCCACGGAATTCAAGTTGAGCGGGACAAAATTAACAAGTATGGTCGTCCCCTCTTGGGTTGTACGATTAAGCCGAAATTGGGCTTATCGGCCAAAAACTACGGTCGGGCCGTCTATGAGTGCCTCCGGGGTGGTTTAGACTTCACCAAAGACGACGAAAACATCAACTCCCAACCCTTCCAACGCTGGCGGGATCGCTTCCTGTTTGTGGCGGATGCGATTCATAAAGCCCAGGCCGAGACGGGAGAAGTCAAAGGTCACTACCTCAACGTTACCGCTGCCACCTGTGAAGAAATGCTGAAGCGGGCCGAGTTCGCTAAAGAACTGGAAATGCCGATCATTATGCATGACTTCTTGACCGGTGGGTTTACCGCCAACACAACCTTGGCCCACTGGTGCCGGGATAATGGGGTCTTGCTCCACATTCACCGGGCCATGCACGCCGTCATTGACCGCCAGAAAAACCACGGCATCCACTTCCGGGTCTTGGCCAAGTGCTTGCGGATGTCGGGCGGTGACCACATTCACACCGGAACCGTTGTCGGTAAATTAGAAGGCGACAAAGCCATTACTCTGGGTTTCATCGACCTGCTCCGGGAAAACTACATCGAGCAAGACCGTTCACGGGGTGTTTACTTTACCCAGGATTGGGCTTCTATGGGTGGGGTCATGGCCGTGGCTTCCGGTGGGATTCACGTTTGGCATATGCCGGCCTTGGTGGAAATCTTTGGCGATGATTCCGTCCTCCAGTTTGGTGGTGGAACCTTGGGTCACCCCTGGGGGAATGCTCCGGGTGCTACAGCCAACCGGGTTGCCTTAGAAGCTTGCGTCCAGGCCCGGAATGAAGGTCGTGACTTAATGCGCGAAGGTGGCGATATTATCCGGGAAGCCTGTAAGTGGTCGCCTGAATTGGCAGCGGCTTGCGAACTCTGGAAAGAAATCAAGTTTGAATTTGAGGCTGTGGATACCGTCTAA
- a CDS encoding FAD-dependent oxidoreductase — MGLVWSSARPGLGADRRSIDLTVTCDILVVGGGLAGVAATYESLLAGKTVCLTELTDWLGGQISAQGTAALDERPRQRELLYFSRGYNILRQRLITQARNPRPGDCWVSEVCFLPQAGHEIVAQMLSEAEKKGKGKLHLFLNTVVKDLTINPVGAGEQVQAVRAIQHQPAPNAPPLNTLLLSETLKDFYTEADSANFTKTILKFTPPPTRPWIVIEATETGELLGLADLPYKLGIDPVDAQNPSASSQTPYPYCPQAFTYTFAMAATGEPQTHIKPEFYPQFEPFYSFDLPRYSQEPELVFTYRRIYSAKVGQNFHSVTPGDISMQNWGGGNDYGPGTPVDNWIYTRAQLQAQGQLNPGDWLGGIRTESLAGGEKLALGYFYWLWGGTTDSKLTEPKRPNPYLRYLAGLDSPMGTVHGLSKFPYVREGRRLIGRYASGWPQGFQVNEVDISRQDYAKDPYYQTQLPPRLFSELAMGLGGLQGLKVMTGELAIQDMAWRTRARLYPDSVGIGHYPIDFHPCMLKSPPENPGNIERPGERQGAAETYPFQIPLRAMIPPRIDNLIVTGKNIAVSHIAAAAYRVQAYEWSAGAGAGTAAAFVLKRNLLPPDLIQPLPLESKPLTQLQQHLIANDNPIAFPGMSIFNDNWQAWP; from the coding sequence TTGGGACTAGTTTGGAGCAGTGCCAGGCCTGGGTTAGGAGCCGACAGGCGTTCGATTGATCTAACCGTTACCTGTGACATTTTAGTTGTGGGTGGGGGACTGGCCGGGGTGGCCGCAACTTATGAATCTCTTTTGGCTGGGAAAACGGTCTGTTTAACTGAGTTGACGGATTGGCTGGGAGGACAAATTTCGGCTCAGGGAACTGCGGCTCTAGATGAACGCCCCCGGCAACGAGAGTTACTCTACTTCTCCCGTGGTTACAATATTTTGCGCCAACGCCTCATTACCCAGGCCAGGAATCCGCGCCCCGGTGATTGTTGGGTGAGTGAAGTTTGTTTTCTGCCCCAGGCCGGCCATGAGATTGTGGCTCAAATGCTATCAGAAGCTGAGAAAAAAGGTAAAGGGAAGCTGCATTTATTTCTAAATACCGTTGTCAAAGATTTAACCATTAACCCCGTGGGAGCCGGAGAACAAGTTCAAGCAGTCAGAGCCATCCAACACCAACCCGCCCCCAATGCGCCACCCTTGAATACCTTGCTTTTATCTGAAACCCTGAAAGATTTTTATACGGAAGCGGATTCTGCCAATTTCACCAAAACGATCCTAAAGTTTACGCCCCCACCCACCCGCCCCTGGATCGTGATTGAAGCCACGGAAACGGGAGAACTCCTCGGCCTGGCTGATTTACCCTACAAATTGGGCATTGATCCGGTGGACGCACAAAACCCCTCTGCATCGAGCCAAACCCCCTACCCCTACTGCCCCCAGGCCTTCACCTATACCTTTGCGATGGCGGCCACAGGAGAACCCCAAACTCACATAAAGCCGGAGTTTTACCCGCAATTTGAACCCTTTTATAGCTTTGACTTACCCCGCTACAGCCAAGAACCAGAATTGGTATTTACCTATCGCCGCATTTACAGTGCCAAAGTCGGCCAAAACTTTCACTCAGTCACGCCTGGGGATATTTCCATGCAGAACTGGGGCGGTGGGAATGACTACGGGCCGGGGACTCCGGTTGATAACTGGATTTATACAAGGGCGCAACTCCAGGCCCAAGGACAACTCAATCCCGGTGATTGGCTCGGCGGTATTCGCACCGAAAGTTTAGCAGGGGGGGAAAAACTGGCCTTAGGCTATTTCTATTGGCTCTGGGGCGGCACCACGGATTCAAAGCTGACGGAACCCAAACGCCCCAATCCCTACTTACGCTATCTAGCTGGGTTGGACTCTCCTATGGGAACTGTGCATGGCCTGTCGAAATTCCCCTATGTTCGGGAGGGACGGCGGTTGATTGGCCGGTATGCCAGTGGATGGCCCCAAGGATTTCAGGTGAATGAGGTGGATATCTCCCGCCAAGACTACGCCAAAGACCCCTACTACCAAACTCAACTCCCACCGAGACTGTTTTCTGAGCTTGCCATGGGCCTGGGGGGCCTACAAGGACTTAAGGTAATGACGGGAGAACTGGCAATTCAAGACATGGCCTGGCGCACCCGCGCAAGACTCTATCCCGATAGTGTGGGGATTGGGCATTATCCAATTGATTTTCATCCCTGTATGTTAAAAAGTCCCCCGGAAAACCCAGGTAACATTGAACGGCCGGGTGAACGCCAAGGGGCAGCGGAAACCTATCCTTTTCAAATTCCCTTGCGGGCGATGATTCCCCCCCGGATTGATAATTTGATTGTTACAGGCAAGAATATTGCCGTTAGTCATATTGCCGCTGCTGCCTATCGAGTCCAGGCCTATGAGTGGTCAGCCGGAGCCGGAGCCGGAACAGCCGCAGCATTTGTCTTGAAACGGAACCTGTTACCGCCGGACTTAATTCAACCCCTACCCCTGGAAAGCAAACCCTTAACTCAACTCCAACAGCACTTGATAGCCAATGATAACCCGATTGCCTTTCCCGGAATGTCAATTTTTAACGATAACTGGCAGGCCTGGCCTTGA